In Xiphophorus maculatus strain JP 163 A chromosome 9, X_maculatus-5.0-male, whole genome shotgun sequence, the genomic window CCTTGTCAAGCATTTTTTAAGTACAAATTCATATAGATCATTTTCAGAAAACTATGCAAATACATTGCACTGTTACTATCATCATTGcaaatgacatatttttgtgtgtttattattgaatcaaaaacatgaaaacacaactgAGCTCTAATGTGAAGTTTAGTTACTTATattgcatctggaaagtattcacagcccTTCCCATCTTCCACGTTTTGCTATGTTACAACCATATTCAGCCTTGTTCAGAACAGGAATTACAGTGAGGCTTATATATAAATgctcataataataaaatgtcctTCTGAAATCACATGCtctgttattaaaatattttaaaacaatttttttcaaacactgaGCTTTTCTTACTACAATGTTTATGTTTCAGATTCTCGTGatgaagatgacagaaaaaagagACGTAAACCAAAGAAGAGCAAAGAtagaaaatcaagaaaaaggtaagtttaaaaaacacatttcagtttcAGTGAGCATGAAATCTTAACTTAAATGCTCTTGATTTGATGTGAGAAGAGTGCAGTAATATATATTCGCAATGGCACTTTGTAAGGTTGAAGTGCATACAGGACCTGACCAATAATTAAGCTGTCACTTTTCCATGTTCCTTTACTTAGATCTGCATCATCCAGTGACGAAgaaccaagaaaaagaaagaaacacagcagatcCAGCTCCTCTTCAGACGAGGAAGacgggagaaagaaaaagaaacaaagtcacaagaagaaaagcaaaaaacacaaaaaggagcATGGGAAAcatcacaaaaagaaagagagaaaaggaaaacacaagtCGTCATCCTCTTCTTCATCAGCTAGTGAATCATCAGAAAGTGACTGAACCACCAATCCGTAGCCTCAAGATGTCTGATGTTAATGAAGCAGATCATGTATATTGTGTCTTATGACTTTGGTGTAAATAGTTTGAATCACCTTTTTTATAACGTGTGTCCATACACTGCTGCGTCTTTAGATGGTGACATTATGAAGCCATTATCTGTTGGCGCTCTGCATTCTCTGGTACAAGGCACACTACATGCTGTGATAGTTTTGCCTTCCTTTCCCAGGCCTATCATCATTTGCTGTATTTATGCACAATAATTTGAATTTCATCAGACGTACTCCATCGTATGTGCATTGGTTTTACATGTCATAAAAGAAGACATTGTATTACTACACATAATTCAGGTTAATGGCTGTgcagattttagttttatctccttttatgtttttcagtctgTATTAAAAGGTCAAATGTAAACCAAACTCCTTGAGTTTTATATTGCAGTGACTTTGTGGTGACATGTTTCGTGGTATAGATAGTGAGTTCAGTCCATTACTACTATTTATTAATGCTTGGTAGCTATACTATGCGTCAGTATTGGAAAGAcatcatttttttcaatctaGAAGTTTGGTTTATAATCAAACTGTAAATCCCTGACAGGTGTTGGTGTTAGTGCCAGTGTAGATGCTCATGCTCCAATTGCCTGTTGCTTCTACTTTTTTCCATTACAGATTCTGTTTGTGATTCAATAGTATTTACTCTATTAATTTTACTCTCAGGTTCTTTCATAGGTGACTCCTTATATATCTGTTTGCTTCCCCTTTGCTAATTTTATGATGTTATTTCAGATGgacatttcaccaaaaaaatataacaaagacGTTCATATTTCTAAGTGTAAATACAGTACCTTGCTACCAAATATACatactcaaataaatgtaaatacacCACTTGTTTGGTGACTGAGTGAAAAGCATTATGATGAAGTTTAACATATAATCATACCCTTCTTCCATTCAGTAATTCATAACATAAATAATCTTCCCATTTCCCGTATCccttctgaaaaataaaaccctcaACCAGATAAAAATActctcataattttaaaaaatatattttctttcagactgttctattgttttaaatcctatttattttttttactgtagtaAGAGCAGACATGTGTAGTACAGACATATGTCAGGCAGAGGGCAGCAACACACTTCATTGTAAAGGCTGATTACTATGACGTGAGAAATTTCATTGATGATTTCTAAAATCTCCGTCATTCTCTTTGTTTAGTTTGACAAAAATTAGCTTAGTTTGAGTAAATATTTGCAAACAAGCATAACAGGAAGCAGTAACTCCCCTAACTAGCGTCATATGTGATGCTATGTAATATCATCTAGCTCTGAACCCCCAagataataaataaacttaGAAAAAAGATGGTCTTAAATCAAATCATATCTACAGTAGATGATTGTATTGCATCTTAGAATATGGCTCACAGTCTATGTATCCTGAGGCCCCCTAGTGGTGATTTTGGTGTAAAATTCATCACCAGAGATTAAAGTCATCATTTCTCCAGTTAATGTGCAATGGAAGCAATCAAACAGACAGATTCACAGAAGTTGTTATAAACTTTCCGACTCTTGTTTGACTTGCCAAACAATCATGAATGGGGAACCGTGCTGCTTTGGCTTGTCTCCATAATGGAAGAGGCCTCTGTGTTAAACATCAATCTAACTACAACAAATGTTTGGAAGGATTTTAATGGATACAAAGATCCTTTTGTATCACATTCTCAGAGGGATGTCTAACTCCTGGATGCATGAGTCATATTTAATTTACACGCAAACTTTTCTGTCAAAAACTTAAAGAGAAAAGACACTCATCACAGTTTAATTTACCGGTACTAAGAATGAGTCTGAGAGAATGAACATGCATTGTGAGCCTGAGGCCAAACTACATACATACACCTCTAAAGCCTTGGTTTTATCCATTTAAGAGAACTAGCACTTGTTCAACtttagaaacttaaaaaaagtttctaaagtTTCTGTACAAATGACcgcaataaataaaatgaaatttcttCTACTAAAATGGCAAAAGCTTGCATCTTCACTAACTCATCGGGGTGGATAGAGAGTGGTGCCAGGAGGAAGTTGGACTAAGAAACAACAATCATCAGATTCCAGCA contains:
- the srek1ip1 gene encoding protein SREK1IP1 produces the protein MALPGPNKDNIRAGCKKCGYPGHLTFECRNFVRVDPQKDIVLDVSSTSSEESEDDVPASQHNEKLGRSVLRQKDSRDEDDRKKRRKPKKSKDRKSRKRSASSSDEEPRKRKKHSRSSSSSDEEDGRKKKKQSHKKKSKKHKKEHGKHHKKKERKGKHKSSSSSSSASESSESD